The DNA region GACGGAAGTCGCTCCTTCCCAAGAACTGTGACGGCTGGAGTACCACAAGGGAGTATACTGGGCCCCATTATGTTTCTCCTGTTCATCAACGACCTACCCTTAGCAGCTCAGCGTTCTACCGTTGACATCTATGTGAATGACACTACTCTCAGTTTCTCATCTGACGTGACAGATGGACTTCTTGGCATCACATCAGCCCTTCAACAAGACCTAGATGACCTTCGCAGTGGTCGGCTGCCAACAAAATGGTCACAAACGCCGCCAGGACGAAATGTCTCTTATTGACCGGGAAACGCCTTACAAATAAGATCGTCGATAGTTCTTTAAATCTTCATCTTGGGAACTCAAATATAGAGCAGGTGGATAATCAAAAACTCCCAGAACTTGCCATTGACCGACACTTAAGCTTTAATATTCAGGTTGAAGAACTGTGTAAGAAACTATCCCAAAGAATAGCACTGCTTAGGAAGATAAGAAGATTCCTCCTGAACAGCGCATATTATGCTATGTTCAAGTGATAACATAATGAGAGTCTTCAAGCTTCAAAAACTCGCTGCCCGAGTTATCTCGGAAGCTAATACACGGTCGAACAGCGTGAAACTCTTTAAGAAATTGGAGTGGCTTCCTTTTTATGACAAAGTCAAGTTAAATAAGAACGTTTTAGTTTTAAAGCGTTTATTAGGAAGCTGTCCTGCATATATGTACGATATACTTAAATTTAATGCAGACCTACATTTACGAACTGGTCGTTATAGTAAATTAAATTTCGCCTACCCTCGTTTCAATCGCGAAACCGAGGGAGGGAGGACCTTTAGCGTATCTGTAACAAGACTGTGGAACCAGCTACCTACTAACCTAAAAAAATAGGCGACAACAGTTGCTTCTTTCAGAAACGCCCTTCACAGACATTTCTAACGAGCTACGATGGAGTAGAACATTTTAGTCCGAATGCGATAGTAAATTAAATCTGGcctgccctcgtttcaatcgcgAAACCGAGGCGACCCAAGCGGCATATTGTATTTTGACCCGACCCATGTGgcatattttatttcatatagtTTTTAGCTTGCATTCTTATAGACCTGTTTTATAATCTTCGAATTaattttacatacattttaacTCTAATTATGGTACTTTTAGGATCGATAGCCACCAGTTCATCAGTTGAATTACTGTCATGTGTTACCCCCCTTAAatatagttattattattagtattattattattattattattattattattattattattatatcaaATCATTTCAGTTGGATAGTGAGCTGGTTCCAGCTCGTGAAGTCAATAATAAGGTTATGTCAGGGTTGCTGCATTTTCTGCGTCAGGGTAATTTTAGGGGATTCTACAAGGGAAAAAGCTTTATACATCGGTTCCCAGTATTTGTTTCCGCGTTTGCTCGCCTGATGAGGGAGTCGTTAGTAAGAACACTGAatttaatatgtaatttttacaGGATTACTGATACCTCTTTCAAGCATTAATATTGCAATTGCGAGTGTTCGAGTAATGTGGATCATAGTGATGGATCAGGAGGGGCATCTTTGGTGTTTCGGGTGGAACTCACAAAaattttggcttctttttcagcTCCTAACATTCGTGAAAAGGAAGGAAACGAGATAAAAGTCATCGAGGTGACCAGCGGAAAGGATGTTAAACTCACTTGCCAGATCAGAACCGCTGGTCAGACCTCAAAACCAAGGTATTACTGGCTCAAAGACAATCAGACGCTCAGTCCATCGAGTCATAATCGTCTGAGGTTAAAACTCTACAGATACCTAAAGATAAAAAGAGCTAAGAAAGAGGACACCGGCTTCTACACCTGTGTCGCAGTAAATGACTGTGGCAAGAATCATTTTACAATGCACCTATTTGTCAGAAGTAAGTAAACATTTGCAAccatttgagtttttttaaaagtacaaGTACGCACGTAATTTATAGCGATATCCTGAGGTGATGTCAGTTTAAGTAGGAGTTGGAGTTGCTGAGGTAGGCAAATAAGGAGGGAAAAGATGGTAATTTCATATTTGCCATTACAAAAGTTATTTCCGACGAAGTTGCAATGTTTCCTTTATCATTGCTTAAAATATTGAACTGAGACAGCTGGGAGTTCACCCGTCAGGACTTAAATAGAAAGATTCAGATGTGTGTGGCCTCAGATAATCTGCATCACAAAAGCATTTTCCATCTAGataatttcttgtgtttttctctttaaggtCCAACACTGAATCCCAACAAAATTACAGTAGGAGGTAAGACAGGTGTGCTTTCATTTCTAATCGGAAGAAATTAGTGAAAGATGAATACAGAAGCAGTTTAGTTGATACAGGAGCCGATGTTAATGTTctttgaaatagagaaaagcAACTGCCTCTGGAAGTcagtctcaatggggtgatggcttttacggctaacgtaACGTTACGGCTAATTTTGGCCAATCTAcggctaacggctaaatttttggccgttGTAAGGCTGTCGGATAACTCCATTAAGACCCTCTGAGAAGAAaactgatgatgaaaaaaaattatcaagaaattgCAATCTCTTGAAAAAACATTGATGAAGTGTTGAAGCTCATCTACAAAGCCCATCAAATCAATCTTTCAAGTTAAGATTTTGTAAAtccaattaagaaaaaaattatattttggcaATCGCATATGTTATCCagtaaatttcataatttttctacGCTTTGACTCGGGAGCTGAGACggccaagatctgattgttaattctcccctttagctgctacacgcATTTCCTTATAAATGCCGGAGGAacgagaacttggtgttagcAACTTCTaagtgataagtttgattattctcattgcctgtttgctggataatgtatggatattatactaggagaaattacatgttaatcacttgtgggagttaaagggctaacgGGTTATGGGTCAGAGTGACGTGTTACAGTgaaacctcgatttaacgaaatGCCAAAGGACCGGGGAAATTGGTTCGTTACATCGAGGGTTCGTCATATcgaaaacctcgatttaacaaatttgcggaaaaacaaccaaaatgttgGTTATGTCGTAACATGGTTAACaattgctttccttttcttctttctttttttttttgtaaggagTGAGGTACCACAGGAATCGGAGCAATTACTGTAAATTATATTACTGCTTTAATGTCTATGTGCAGAATTattcttgaaaacatttttaaaaatctaaactagtgagcagcactctgcgaatagtggttgtaaaactttttaattctccgacgcgtttcgtctaactgtcgtagacttgagggagttttacaagttaacaccAAACGCCTCTATTTATAAACCATAGTCAGCGGCTTTTACtggggccaatgaccatatagGCTTGGCTGGACTTACGAAAAGGAACAGGCGAAGTTATgtaaaattttgaacatttttaaagcAAGGTTAGAAAAATATGTAGGGGCCACGGTTTTAATTTAGcgttaacttgtaaaacttcTTAAAGAAGTCGACGACTGTTAGCCGAAACACGTCGAAGAATTAAGAAGCTCTACAACTACTGTACGCAGAGTGCAGCAATTacttgtttattatttaaatggaaaaatatttgaggaaattgcaTTTGCGCAGGATGTCCGCGCGATAAAGCCCTTTCAATGCCACCACACAAACGTAACTCTTAAAGAGATTCAATCAACACTTTATTCACAGATACAGTTATCAACGTTACATGGCTTCATTCAGTTACATTGCAATCAATAAATCCTTGCCGCAAACAGCAATATGGCTCAATCAGCATCAAGCAATCATGCCCTCTTGATTATCAATAGTGCCctcgtgattaagaaaaaaataccctCTGTCCCAGCCAATCtgcattcagtaattttgccccgcATGTGATAAAACTCTGAACCATCACCATAAGATCAGTACTGTAGAAcacttaaataaaataatgtgtAGACTGTAACCTGCGATGTGTTAGTAAGGGGTGGCTTCCGGGCAGTTGTCGAGAAGTTCAACGCTCAAATACTGTGGCTGTTCTGTGCTTTACAGCTGCTCCAAGATTTACGGTACAGCAAGGCAAGATGAGCCGCAACCTTCTTACAGTACCCGTTGGACAGTCTGTAAAGCTGGACTGTTCTGCCGAAGGAAACCCTCGTCCTACCGTGAAATGGTACAAAGACGGAAACTTgtttaaggaaaggaaaagtGGCTACAAACTGTATTGGAGTCGATGGGCAACCATGTTGATTCTGAAGGGCTTGGTTCCCTCTGACGCTGGGTCATACATGTGTAATGTGAGCAACTCATACGGGTGGATTAATCATACATACAAACTAAACGTTTATGGTAAGACGAaaaatccttcaaatttttccggCTAATCTTCAAACTCTTGTGATCAATGTAAATCCCATTaaaaatagtcaaattaaaataaacattgcaaGTAACGAAACAATGGATGTTTTTGGGTTAGATTGACAGTATTGATAGTACtctcctttcaaatttttagaACGAACTCGTGCTGAACCAGTTGTTCTACCCATGGAGAATGTCACAGTTTATCGCGGAGAGAATGCCAGCTTAACATGCAAAGCATCAGGTGGTTTCATGCCTCATTTCCAGTGGCTAAGGTGGTTTCCTCTGCGTTCCAACGGTTCGGCCAACAGTTCGGCAGATGATTCAATTGAAACTCCTCACTACGAAATCATGAATAAAGAAGACACAGACCAACATGTAATTTTGCCTCCAAGTGACGGCAAAATGTTTGATTTCCACGGAGTGAAGTTGACTTTGTTTAATGTCACAAAGAGGGACGAAGGAAAATACACCTGCATTGTGGGAAATGCTGTTGGTTACGCAGTCGAACATACTTACATCATTGTCCAAAACATGGGTAGGTAAAACCATAATTAGATTACTAATTCTTAATACGGTTTTCTTTATCTGAGAAAAATAATCTTGAAACTCTTGTGATCAATGTAAATTCCATTAAAAAtagtcaaataaataaacattgcaAGTAACGAAACAATAGATGTTTTTGTGTTAGATTGACAGTATCGACAGTACTCTCTTTTCAACTTTTTAGAACGAGCTCGTGCTGAACCAGTTGTTCTACCCATGGAAAATGTCACAGTTTATCGAGGGGAGAATGCCAGCTTAACATGCAAAGCATCAAGTGATTCCATGCCTCATTTCCAGTGGCTAAGGTGGTTTCCTCTGCGTTCCAACGGTTCGGCCAACAGTTCGGCAGATGATTCAATTGAAACTCCTCACTACGAAATCGTGAATAAAGAAGACACAGACCAACATGTAATTTTGCCTCCAAGTGACGGCAAAATGTTTGATTTCCACGGAGCGAAGTTGACTTTGTTTAATGTCACAAAGAGGGACGAAGGAAAATACGCTTGCAATGTGAGAAATGCTTTTGGTTACGCAGTCGAACATACTTACATCATTGTCCAAAACATGGGTAGGTAAAACCATAATTAGATTACTAATTCTTAATAATTTTAGTTATAattaactttattatttttagattaTTAGGGGCTTTCTGTGATGTGCTCATAACAGTtgtttttcttaccacattttgacgtcatctgtgatatgttactgaacagacgcacggcaacatggaatttatttgttaaccctttaacccctaagagtgactagcatataatttctccttataatatcacccttgaatcaaacatgaaggtgatgagaatagagaaaatgatcaccaactaaagcagctcttgattatcaaacaaattctctttgtcagcaccctaggaaatgtatagtgattagtgtggagaatgtggatactgatgtcagggggtaaagggttaatccgTTAGGTGCAATTCATTGTCCATGAAGCCTTTgtaaacagctttcttttcttgagaGTCTCCTTCGTCTCGGAAATCACCGAGGGTCGATTTTTGCATGACTACGTCCTGTGTTTTCTCGAACAAGCTAGCTCCACTGAGCGGCCTAGGCCGTTACAATTACTTTGATTTGGGTTTACAGCACTCAGTTAGAGTGTTTGTGTTGTGACTCACTTGGATGTTCATAAATCAAACACACGGGCCAACTTAAAAAAGTGACTGCTTTATGATAGCGGatcatttgctgaaaattgttttcaaccgAGCATAactcattttttttcactttttaattcGTGAAGATAAAGCAAAAACCAACTGAAGCTGAGAAAACTAAAAGCACCACAGATGGTAAGTGTAGCCGTGAAAAACGGACatgattcattttttaaaataacatttgtaatttctctatctcagaaaaaaaagaagcacgGTATCCGTATCGCTACTAAAGGACCGGTTATAATTCGTCGTCCTGGGTAGGGGCCACCCTGGGGAGGGGGGCTTCCTGGAAAGGGAGGACTTGGAGGATTTTGTCTGCGTCACGATAAAATTCACCTGATTCCCTCTCATTGACAGttaattagcagtcaatttttgtattcccccccctccccctttatACTTTGGCGACGAATGCTGCGCCTCTGttccccttgaaaaccatgtgatccgCCCTTAAAATCCTCTACCCCTAGCTCCAGCTATAAATTATGAATGGTCGCCAGGTGTGCCAATTGTTAAGCATGCACACGCCACGTAGTACACTACGTGCGCACTAAATATAAGAAAAGCTCATGAAAATCTTGACTGATGGTTGCTGCAAATAAGGATGACCATATTTTCGTTGGATAAACCTTTGTATTTTGGATCTCTTCCTTTCATGATTCTTTCCATCTTGCCGAGCAATGAAACACTGAAATGCGATATAACATGTATCAACAAGCCTTCTTGTTCGTATTTTTCTAACTAAACAGGAGCTTAAGTCTGGCCTGAGGGAATGACTTTGGTATCAAACAGAATTATCGAAACGTTTCATTTCCTGTAAAAACACACAACGCCTACCTCAAAGAATTTTTGAGGGATTTGTTGAAGGTAAAGTTCCCTTGTCGCATTGGCAAAGAAGAGC from Pocillopora verrucosa isolate sample1 chromosome 1, ASM3666991v2, whole genome shotgun sequence includes:
- the LOC131784609 gene encoding fibroblast growth factor receptor-like 1 isoform X1; the encoded protein is MILSALLFKAILVAFLGFLDNWQADACSAPNIREKEGNEIKVIEVTSGKDVKLTCQIRTAGQTSKPRYYWLKDNQTLSPSSHNRLRLKLYRYLKIKRAKKEDTGFYTCVAVNDCGKNHFTMHLFVRSPTLNPNKITVGGKTAAPRFTVQQGKMSRNLLTVPVGQSVKLDCSAEGNPRPTVKWYKDGNLFKERKSGYKLYWSRWATMLILKGLVPSDAGSYMCNVSNSYGWINHTYKLNVYERTRAEPVVLPMENVTVYRGENASLTCKASGGFMPHFQWLRWFPLRSNGSANSSADDSIETPHYEIMNKEDTDQHVILPPSDGKMFDFHGVKLTLFNVTKRDEGKYTCIVGNAVGYAVEHTYIIVQNMERARAEPVVLPMENVTVYRGENASLTCKASSDSMPHFQWLRWFPLRSNGSANSSADDSIETPHYEIVNKEDTDQHVILPPSDGKMFDFHGAKLTLFNVTKRDEGKYACNVRNAFGYAVEHTYIIVQNMDKAKPNEAQRTESITDGSTVNLTPISSESEAVTQTSMGWTDRIRYPAAVIAVSVGVVVLLIIASGLCYWQVKKGRESSSATMKSRHNIDSLQAKYEVQSNEYVIVADLKGLENDFGTN
- the LOC131784609 gene encoding fibroblast growth factor receptor-like 1 isoform X2, producing MILSALLFKAILVAFLGFLDNWQADACSAPNIREKEGNEIKVIEVTSGKDVKLTCQIRTAGQTSKPRYYWLKDNQTLSPSSHNRLRLKLYRYLKIKRAKKEDTGFYTCVAVNDCGKNHFTMHLFVRSPTLNPNKITVGAAPRFTVQQGKMSRNLLTVPVGQSVKLDCSAEGNPRPTVKWYKDGNLFKERKSGYKLYWSRWATMLILKGLVPSDAGSYMCNVSNSYGWINHTYKLNVYERTRAEPVVLPMENVTVYRGENASLTCKASGGFMPHFQWLRWFPLRSNGSANSSADDSIETPHYEIMNKEDTDQHVILPPSDGKMFDFHGVKLTLFNVTKRDEGKYTCIVGNAVGYAVEHTYIIVQNMERARAEPVVLPMENVTVYRGENASLTCKASSDSMPHFQWLRWFPLRSNGSANSSADDSIETPHYEIVNKEDTDQHVILPPSDGKMFDFHGAKLTLFNVTKRDEGKYACNVRNAFGYAVEHTYIIVQNMDKAKPNEAQRTESITDGSTVNLTPISSESEAVTQTSMGWTDRIRYPAAVIAVSVGVVVLLIIASGLCYWQVKKGRESSSATMKSRHNIDSLQAKYEVQSNEYVIVADLKGLENDFGTN